The Cyclobacteriaceae bacterium genome includes a region encoding these proteins:
- a CDS encoding replication-associated recombination protein A, with translation MALLNSSSPPLAERMRPSRLEDLVGQEHLVGPTGIIRKAILTGNIPSMILWGPPGVGKTTIANIIANEVKRPFHILSAVSAGVKDVREVIEKAKHTNRPILFIDEIHRFNKSQQDALLGAVEKGTITLIGATTENPSFEVNSALLSRSQVYVLKPLGEKELLQLIDQALSRDTELKKRNVDVKEHAALLNISGGDARKILNLLELIVESVPGDIEVTDQLVMEVAQKHVAIYDKSGEQHYDIISAFIKSIRGSDPNAAVYYLARMITGGEDVKFIARRLVILASEDIGNANPTALVLATSAFQAVSMIGYPEANLILSQCTTYLACSAKSNSSTVAIGSAMSKVNQTGDLPVPLNVRNAPTKLMKDMGYGKDYQYAHSFKDNFVNMEFLPDQISGEKFYEPGNNPREEELRNYLKRLWKEKYGY, from the coding sequence ATGGCTTTACTAAACTCTTCTTCACCACCATTGGCAGAACGCATGAGGCCTTCCAGACTTGAGGATCTGGTAGGTCAGGAGCATTTGGTAGGACCGACTGGCATTATCCGCAAAGCTATCCTCACGGGAAATATTCCATCCATGATTTTATGGGGTCCGCCAGGTGTTGGTAAAACAACAATAGCAAACATCATTGCCAATGAAGTCAAAAGACCTTTTCATATTTTAAGTGCAGTGAGCGCTGGTGTAAAAGATGTTCGCGAGGTAATTGAAAAAGCAAAACATACGAATCGACCCATATTGTTCATTGATGAAATTCATCGATTCAATAAATCACAACAAGATGCTTTGCTGGGTGCAGTAGAGAAGGGAACAATTACCCTAATAGGGGCAACGACAGAAAATCCTTCATTCGAGGTTAACTCGGCCTTGCTTTCACGAAGCCAGGTATATGTTTTGAAGCCTCTGGGTGAAAAAGAACTTCTTCAATTGATCGACCAGGCACTCAGTCGCGATACTGAATTGAAAAAGAGAAATGTTGATGTTAAAGAACATGCTGCTTTATTAAATATTTCGGGAGGAGACGCAAGAAAAATCCTAAATCTTCTTGAATTGATTGTTGAATCTGTTCCCGGTGATATTGAAGTTACTGATCAGTTGGTAATGGAAGTGGCACAAAAGCATGTTGCTATTTATGATAAGAGTGGCGAGCAGCATTATGATATCATTTCGGCCTTTATTAAATCTATTCGCGGAAGCGATCCTAATGCAGCTGTTTATTACCTCGCACGCATGATCACAGGTGGGGAAGATGTGAAGTTTATTGCACGAAGACTTGTGATTTTAGCTTCAGAAGATATCGGCAATGCAAACCCAACAGCATTAGTGCTTGCTACCAGTGCATTTCAGGCAGTGAGTATGATTGGGTATCCTGAAGCCAATCTTATTCTGAGCCAGTGCACAACGTACCTCGCTTGTTCAGCTAAAAGTAATTCAAGCACCGTTGCCATCGGAAGTGCAATGAGCAAAGTGAACCAAACGGGGGATCTTCCGGTGCCGTTGAATGTTAGAAATGCCCCCACCAAGCTGATGAAAGATATGGGCTATGGGAAAGATTATCAGTATGCACACAGTTTTAAGGATAACTTTGTGAATATGGAATTTCTTCCGGATCAGATTTCTGGAGAAAAATTCTACGAACCTGGCAACAATCCCAGAGAAGAAGAGTTAAGAAATTATCTGAAGAGATTGTGGAAAGAAAAATACGGCTATTAA
- a CDS encoding VWA domain-containing protein, with translation MQRLLFEYSPFYFLLCLALGVGYAYLLYSVKYNWSKTINRILFSLRTVLATGLLLLLLGPILKQTENIFEKPSIVFLVDNSRSVHEIADSAQIMTGLNSVANELKKNDRQVSWSNLTSVSDSIYFNGSSSDLAHALRETVNRYEGKNLEGIVLVSDGIYNNGVSPLYQPLRIPVYTVGLGDTTQRADVVLRNVNYNRIVYQGNKFPLRAELSINGIPDQDVTVTVLQQGKVLQKQTKNSGAKSLLDFDFQLDAGTQGIQRLEVRVENVKNESNLKNNRASAFVEVVEGKKKILLLARSPHPDIKAIRNVLEKNPNYEFYVHIPGVEEADRSLLQPGKVDLIIAHQSPDAEGKTTAILSSFLKAKTSALIIIGQKTSLRALPTLGIPLGFEGSGQRDEVQTVVNSSFRDLGFSDDINSNISRYPPVQVPFGKFSFPVNTKIILHQRIGSVVTDRPLLMTMEDDQQKIGVVVGEGIWKWRLNEFQETEKTSSFDELFSKLFQYLSTRDDRRKFRSFPLQHEFTSDGPAVLESQVYNDLFEPVYGNTIDIELRDEQNKITNYRYVTGAGNSRYRIGNLKEGIYRYKATTEVKGKKEEVRGEFLMTEQNQEEQNLTADFGLLRQLAVNTDGKFYKLQDINNLATDLSAKELKSIIHSEETFNPLINLKAVFFILLLLISTEWFVRKFMGSY, from the coding sequence ATGCAACGTCTTCTTTTCGAATATTCTCCGTTCTATTTTCTTCTTTGCCTGGCATTGGGAGTGGGATACGCGTATCTGTTATACTCAGTAAAGTACAATTGGAGTAAAACAATCAATCGTATCCTTTTTAGTCTGCGTACCGTTCTCGCTACCGGATTACTTCTATTACTTCTGGGACCAATTCTCAAGCAAACAGAAAATATTTTTGAGAAACCTTCAATTGTGTTTCTGGTCGACAATTCAAGATCTGTACATGAAATTGCAGACTCCGCTCAGATCATGACTGGATTAAACTCTGTTGCCAATGAATTGAAAAAGAACGATCGTCAGGTGTCATGGAGCAATCTTACATCAGTTTCAGATAGCATTTACTTCAATGGTTCTTCATCAGACCTTGCGCATGCTTTGCGCGAAACGGTAAATCGTTATGAAGGGAAAAACCTGGAAGGAATTGTATTGGTTTCAGACGGTATCTATAATAATGGGGTTTCACCACTATATCAGCCTTTGCGTATTCCGGTTTATACTGTCGGACTCGGTGATACCACACAGCGTGCAGATGTTGTTTTAAGAAATGTTAATTACAACCGGATCGTATATCAGGGGAATAAGTTTCCATTGCGTGCAGAGCTAAGTATCAATGGAATACCGGATCAGGATGTTACAGTTACGGTACTTCAGCAGGGTAAGGTTCTTCAAAAGCAGACAAAAAACTCGGGAGCCAAATCACTTCTTGATTTTGACTTTCAGTTGGATGCTGGAACTCAGGGCATTCAACGACTGGAAGTCCGCGTCGAAAATGTTAAAAATGAAAGCAATCTCAAGAATAACAGAGCCAGCGCTTTTGTTGAAGTAGTGGAGGGTAAGAAGAAAATCCTTTTGCTGGCTCGCTCGCCTCATCCTGACATCAAGGCAATCCGAAATGTTCTGGAGAAAAATCCCAACTATGAATTTTATGTTCACATTCCTGGTGTTGAAGAAGCAGATCGTTCTTTGCTGCAACCGGGAAAAGTTGATCTGATCATCGCGCATCAATCTCCAGATGCGGAAGGTAAGACCACGGCGATTTTATCCTCTTTTCTGAAAGCAAAGACCTCAGCACTCATTATTATTGGACAAAAAACTTCGTTGCGTGCACTTCCAACATTAGGGATACCTCTTGGTTTTGAGGGTTCCGGACAACGTGATGAGGTGCAGACCGTCGTTAATTCCAGTTTCCGTGATCTTGGATTTTCAGACGACATCAACTCAAACATTAGCCGATATCCTCCGGTGCAGGTTCCTTTCGGCAAATTTTCTTTCCCTGTTAACACCAAAATAATTCTTCATCAACGGATCGGAAGTGTGGTTACAGATCGTCCTCTTTTGATGACCATGGAAGATGACCAGCAAAAAATTGGAGTTGTCGTTGGAGAAGGGATCTGGAAATGGAGACTCAATGAATTTCAGGAAACTGAAAAGACTTCTTCATTCGATGAATTGTTCTCAAAACTATTTCAGTATCTCAGTACACGTGATGACCGAAGAAAATTCAGAAGCTTTCCGTTGCAGCATGAATTTACCAGTGATGGTCCGGCAGTGCTGGAGAGTCAGGTTTACAACGATCTTTTTGAGCCGGTCTACGGAAATACCATTGACATTGAATTGAGGGATGAACAGAATAAAATAACCAATTATCGTTATGTCACGGGTGCAGGAAACAGCCGCTATCGGATTGGCAATCTTAAAGAAGGAATTTATCGCTATAAGGCCACAACAGAAGTAAAAGGTAAGAAGGAAGAAGTTCGTGGAGAGTTTTTAATGACAGAACAAAATCAGGAAGAACAGAACTTGACAGCAGATTTTGGATTGCTTCGTCAGCTGGCTGTTAATACGGATGGGAAGTTTTATAAGCTTCAGGATATTAATAACCTGGCAACTGATCTTTCTGCGAAAGAATTAAAAAGCATTATTCACTCAGAAGAGACATTTAATCCCTTGATCAATTTGAAAGCCGTCTTCTTCATATTGCTCTTGCTGATTTCAACGGAGTGGTTTGTAAGAAAGTTTATGGGTTCATATTAA